One Coleofasciculus sp. FACHB-T130 genomic window, GATCGCAACAGTGGGCAAATTGTTCTGTCCGCGAATTTTAAGGACAGCTAAATCTAGACTGTTGTTAGCAAAAGCAATGATATCGGCTGGGAGTCTTCTGCCATCTGAGAGAATAACGGTGACAGTTTGGCGACCATTTGCCACAACGTGAGCATTGGTCAATACCAGGCCGTCTCGGCTAATGATGCTACCGCTGCCGCTACCGTCACCAGCCTGGATGGATACCACTCCTGGACTAGCGCGTCTATAAACCTGAATATTTGTTTGTTCTTCAGCGTCTTGGGCAACAGCGATATTTGACTGTTGCCAGTTAAAGGGAACGATTGCGTCGATTGCATTAGCACCAATGGCAGCGGCGGCTGCGATGATGCCCGAAGTGGCAATACGCAGAACTTTGGTACTCATTATGTTAATTTTTTAAGCTTTTTTGACTGTTCTAGCATATTTAGTAGCGATCACTCTCAAGCAATGCTCTTTCCATAGAAGAAGCCTCTGACTCGCTCGTGCAGGAACTCGCCAATTTCATCGATCTTCTACTGTTGTAAAGAGCCAGAATTTGTTGCTGAAGTTCCTCTTTCTACAGTTGCAATATGCCATTGGCCTAACTGGCTAGTTTCAAACGCCACGTAGCGACCATCACCGGAAATAGTGGGATGGCGTACCGAGCCTCGGATGCTGCTAGTGAGCAATTCGGAGCGTTGAGTTTGACGGTCGTAGACAAAGATATCCGTCTTGCCTCGTTCGCTAGAAACATAAGCAATAAATCGACCATCAGCATTCAAAGCGGGTTGATCCTGTCTGGAGTCGCGACGATTGATATTGGGAAGATCAACGAGACGGTGTTGCTGCAAGTCGTAAAGGAAAATGTCTCGATTATTATTGCGGTCAGAAGCAAAGGCGAGATAGCGACCGTCACTGCTGTAGGCGGGATATTCGTCAGGGGTCTGGCTGTTGATACCGCCAGTCAGTATTTGCGGCGGGTTGAAGAGCTGGGTATCAAGACAACCAGTTAGCCCCATTGTGAATAAAATCGTTAGCCAGCGCCAGTTAATTAGCCATTTCATATCACTTGCGCCTAAATACCTGATGACTGTAGCTGTGAAGTGCGACTACACGAACCAAGCCTGTCTAGATAGGCTAAAAATATCCCCTGATTCCCAAAGCTGTGTATTCTGATCAGCGGGTATTTGCTTTTTCCCGCCATTCCTTCCCAACTACTCAGCACTTTTATCCTCAAGGAGGTGCTGGAAGATTTAGTGTTTGTCCAGAGCGATCGCTAACCACAATATCCCATTGACCATTTTCACTAGATTCAAAGGCAATCATACTGCCATCGGCGCTAATCGTTGGATTTCTTACTTCTGCTTGCACGTTTTGCGCGAGATTTCTTAACTGGCGAGTTTCGCGGTCATAGAGATAGATTCCCGACCGACCCTGACGACTTGCAGCAAAGACAATGTAACGACCATCAGCGGAAACAGCAGGGTCAGATGCGATCGCATCCAGGGAATTTAATCCAGGCAAATCAATCAAACGCCGATCCACCGTGTCGAAAAGGTAAACATCCTGACTGCTGCGCCGGTCAGAAATTAGCACAATGTACCGACTGGCGATTTGAGGATTAATGTCAGAAGCTGGGCTATTTAAACTTCGCCCTGCTGAATCAAAGGGAAAACTCATAAGACGACCTGAGCCAGTACAACTACTCAATAAACTGGCTAAGGCAACAAAGACTGATAGAAAAAGGTTACGTTTCACGCTCAGGGAGAGGCAGATGGACTGCCATCGGGGATATCTAACTCAATATTAGGCCCCCGGTCTAGCACCTCTACATCCCACTGACCGCGACTGCTGCTTTCAAAGGCAATATAGCGACCATCTGGACTAATGCTAGGATTTCGCACCCAACCGCGATAGCCCATTGTAAGAATTTGTGAGGATTTGGTGCTGCGATCGTAAAGTTCAACTTCCGGGCGTCCTTGGTCGCTGGCAATGTAGACAATGTAACGACCGTTCTGACTGAGACTGGGATTTTCTGCGATCGCGTCTTGTCGGTTCAAGCGCGGTACATCTACAAACTGCCGCTGCTGCAAGTCGTACAGCCAAATCTGTCGGCTGCCATTGCGGTTAGAAACAAAGGCGAGCAACCGACCATTGCCGCTCAAAGCCGGTTGCTCATCTGTATAACGACTGTTAAGAGCAACTGGCCCTGTTGAGCGATTGACTGGGGTACAGGCAACAACTAACCCAGCCATACTAAACCAGATTCCCCATTTGACCCAGGTATGGATTCCCAAACCGCACGCCAATCTTTTCACGTCAAAGCTGCATTGTTGCTTGCAAAAATAACCTGACCCAATGAACCAGCCGCGTCTCATGAAACGTCGAACGGACACGAAGGAACCGCCCTTTCCTGACTCATTCTTGGTCAAAATTGCTTGAGTTGTCCCCTTCTTCCGGGTAGTCTATCGGTTTGTAGTCCACATAGTCGGTTGGGGTTGCTTCTACGTCCTCCCGACTCTCCCGATTGGGCGATCGCTCTGACGATTCTCCTTTAGGTGGACGACTTCTTCTTGGCTTGGAGGCAGTCTCCGGATCTCGGCTGGGTGGACGAGTTGAGCTGGGACGGCTACTGCGAGACGGTTTTTCCTCCCATGTGTCTGAAACTTCCCAATCGTCCGGTTGTTCGGTTGGGCGAGTTTCTGTTGGACGGGGACGACGCTTGCGAGGACGGTCTCCTTGTCCCA contains:
- a CDS encoding PD40 domain-containing protein; protein product: MAGLVVACTPVNRSTGPVALNSRYTDEQPALSGNGRLLAFVSNRNGSRQIWLYDLQQRQFVDVPRLNRQDAIAENPSLSQNGRYIVYIASDQGRPEVELYDRSTKSSQILTMGYRGWVRNPSISPDGRYIAFESSSRGQWDVEVLDRGPNIELDIPDGSPSASP
- a CDS encoding PD40 domain-containing protein; its protein translation is MGLTGCLDTQLFNPPQILTGGINSQTPDEYPAYSSDGRYLAFASDRNNNRDIFLYDLQQHRLVDLPNINRRDSRQDQPALNADGRFIAYVSSERGKTDIFVYDRQTQRSELLTSSIRGSVRHPTISGDGRYVAFETSQLGQWHIATVERGTSATNSGSLQQ
- a CDS encoding PD40 domain-containing protein; the encoded protein is MKRNLFLSVFVALASLLSSCTGSGRLMSFPFDSAGRSLNSPASDINPQIASRYIVLISDRRSSQDVYLFDTVDRRLIDLPGLNSLDAIASDPAVSADGRYIVFAASRQGRSGIYLYDRETRQLRNLAQNVQAEVRNPTISADGSMIAFESSENGQWDIVVSDRSGQTLNLPAPP